A genomic stretch from Budorcas taxicolor isolate Tak-1 chromosome 15, Takin1.1, whole genome shotgun sequence includes:
- the MMP13 gene encoding collagenase 3: MHPRALAGFLFFSWTACWSLPLPSDGDSEDLSEEDFQFAESYLKSYYYPQNPAGILKRTAASSVIDRLKEMQSFFGLEVTGRLDDNTLDIMKKPRCGVPDVGEYNVFPRTLKWSKMNLTYRIVNYTPDLTHSEVEKAFRKAFKVWSDVTPLNFTRIHNGTADIMISFGTKEHGDFYPFDGPSGLLAHAFPPGPNYGGDAHFDDDETWTSSSKGYNLFLVAAHEFGHSLGLDHSKDPGALMFPIYTYTGKSHFMLPDDDVQGIQSLYGPGDEDSNSKHPKTPDKCDPSLSLDAITSLRGETLIFKDRFFWRLHPQQVEAELFLTKSFWPELPNRIDAAYEHPSHDLIFIFRGRKFWALSGYDILEDYPKKISELGFPKDVKKISAALHFEDSGKTLFFSENQVWSYDDTNHVMDKGYPRLVEEVFPGIGDKVDAVYQKNGYIYFFNGPIQFEYSIWSNRIVRVMPTNSLLWC, translated from the exons TGCACCCAAGGGCCCTGGCTGGCTTCCTCTTCTTCAGCTGGACGGCTTGTTGGTCCCTGCCCCTTCCCAGCGATGGAGATTCTGAAGACTTGTCCGAGGAAGACTTCCAGTTTGCAGAG aGCTACCTGAAATCATACTACTATCCTCAGAATCCTGCTGGAATCCTGAAGAGAACTGCAGCAAGCTCTGTGATTGACAGGCTTAAAGAAATGCAGTCATTTTTTGGCTTAGAGGTGACTGGCAGACTTGATGATAACACCTTAGACATCATGAAAAAACCAAGATGTGGGGTCCCTGATGTGGGTGAATACAATGTTTTTCCTCGAACTCTCAAGTGGTCCAAAATGAACTTAACCTACAG AATTGTGAATTATACACCTGATCTGACTCATTCTGAAGTGGAAAAGGCCTTCAGAAAAGCCTTCAAGGTGTGGTCTGATGTGACACCTCTGAATTTTACCAGAATTCACAATGGCACTGCTGATATCATGATCTCTTTTGGAACTAAAG aGCATGGCGACTTCTACCCATTTGATGGACCCTCTGGTCTGTTGGCTCACGCTTTCCCTCCTGGACCAAATTATGGAGGAGATGCTCACTTTGATGATGATGAAACCTGGACAAGTAGTTCCAAAG GCTACAACTTGTTTCTTGTTGCTGCCCATGAGTTTGGCCATTCCTTAGGTCTGGACCACTCCAAGGACCCAGGAGCACTCATGTTTCCCATCTACACCTACACTGGCAAAAGCCACTTTATGCTTCCTGATGATGATGTCCAAGGGATTCAGTCTCTCTACG GTCCAGGAGATGAAGACTCCAACTCTAAACATCCGAAAACGCCGGACAAATGTGACCCTTCCTTATCCCTTGATGCCATTACCAGTCTCCGTGGAGAAACACTGATCTTTAAAGACAG ATTCTTCTGGCGGCTGCATCCTCAGCAGGTTGAAGCAGAGCTGTTTTTAACAAAATCGTTTTGGCCAGAACTTCCCAACCGTATTGATGCTGCCTATGAGCACCCTTCCCATGACCTTATCTTCATCTTTAGAG GCAGAAAATTTTGGGCACTTAGTGGTTATGATATTCTGGAAGATTATCCCAAAAAAATATCGGAATTGGGATTTCCAAAAGATGTTAAAAAGATCAGCGCAGCCCTTCACTTTGAGGATTCAGGGAAGACACTCTTCTTCTCAGAAAACCAAGTCTGGAG CTATGATGACACTAACCATGTGATGGATAAAGGCTATCCCAGACTCGTTGAAGAGGTCTTCCCAGGAATTGGTGATAAAGTAGATGCTGTCTACCAGAAAAATG GTTATATCTATTTTTTCAATGGACCCATACAGTTTGAATACAGCATCTGGAGTAACCGTATTGTTCGAGTCATGCCAACAAATTCCTTATTGTGGtgttaa